In the genome of Capra hircus breed San Clemente chromosome 5, ASM170441v1, whole genome shotgun sequence, one region contains:
- the PRR13 gene encoding proline-rich protein 13 produces the protein MWNPNAGQPGPYPHPPNAGYPGGCNPAHPPPANPPFPPGPFPTPPGAPQGNPAFPPGGPCHPVPQPGYPGCQPSGPYPPPYPPPGPGMCPVNPLVPGVVGPGIVIDKKVHKKMKKAHKKKQKHHKHGKHSSSSSSSSSDSD, from the exons ATGTGGAATCCCAATGCCG GGCAGCCAGGACCATATCCACACCCGCCTAACGCTGGGTATCCTGGAGGTTGCAATCCTGCCCATCCACCACCTGCCAACCCTCCCTTTCCTCCAGGCCCTTTTCCCACCCCCCCAGGAGCACCCCAGGGGAATCCAGCCTTTCCCCCTGGTGGGCCCTGTCATCCTGTGCCACAGCCAGGATATCCAGGATGCCAGCCCTCAGGTCCCTACCCCCCTCCATACCCACCACCTGGCCCTGGCATGTGTCCTGTGAATCCATTGGTTCCTGGTGTAGTAGGACCAGGAATAGTGATTGATAAGAAGGTgcacaagaaaatgaagaaagctcataaaaagaagcagaaacacCATAAGCATGGCAAG cattcctcctcctcctcctcttccagcaGTGACTCTGACTGA